A genome region from Hevea brasiliensis isolate MT/VB/25A 57/8 chromosome 7, ASM3005281v1, whole genome shotgun sequence includes the following:
- the LOC110638256 gene encoding BTB/POZ domain-containing protein NPY5 codes for MKFMKLGSKPDSFLVDGDNIRYVATELATDIVINVGDVKFYLHKFPLLSKSARLQKLVANINDENSDEIHIQDIPGGPAAFEICTKFCYGMTVTLNAYNVVAARCAAEYLEMYETAEKGNLIYKIEVFLNSSIFRSWKDSIIVLQTTKSLLPWAEELKLVSHCLDSIASKACIDTSKVEWSYTYNRRKLPSENGNDPIWNGVRKPQTVPKDWWVEDLCELHIDLYRRVITTIKTKGRVSGDVIGESLNAYALRRLPGFSKGIIQSGDIIRYRSLAEAIVWLLPSEKGSVPCTFMLRLLRAVILLECGEMERNELMKRIGLQLEDATAADLLIRAPAEETEMYNVDIVQSLVEEFVMNKQNAQSDFPMENEYQESRSPKLGSDGSKMKVAKLIESYLAEIARDPNLSLSKFVKLAEMVSNFPRPSHDGLYRAIDMYLKEHPGISKSERKRICRLMDCRKLSVDACMHAVQNERLPLRVVVQVLFFEQVRQATSSAGNSTPELPGSIRALLPGGSHDGSSRSTTTNTEEDWDAVPTAEDIKALKGELATLRLGGSNRNPNDGAKSDAEKLAANKMKGLVMSKIFSKLWSSKERNGEISSSDTSESPGSAAEEAKSTPSRSRRHSVS; via the exons ATGAAGTTCATGAAACTTGGATCCAAGCCTGATTCGTTTCTGGTGGATGGGGACAATATTAG GTATGTGGCAACTGAGCTGGCGACTGACATAGTAATTAATGTTGGAGATGTGAAATTTTATCTGCATAAG TTTCCACTGTTGTCCAAGAGTGCAcgtctgcagaaactggttgcaaaCATAAATGATGAGAACAGTGATGAGATTCACATCCAGGATATTCCCGGTGGACCTGCAGCTTTTGAGATATGTACAAAGTTCTGTTATGGTATGACAGTCACTCTTAATGCATATAATGTGGTTGCAGCTCGATGTGCAGCAGAGTACCTTGAAATGTATGAAACTGCTGAGAAAGGAAATCTCATCTACAAGATTGAAGTCTTCCTTAATTCTAGCATCTTCCGTAGTTGGAAAGACTCGATTATTGTTCTTCAAACCACAAAGTCTCTTCTTCCATGGGCTGAGGAATTAAAGCTGGTCAGCCATTGCCTGGATTCCATAGCTTCTAAGGCTTGCATTGATACTTCCAAGGTGGAGTGGTCATACACCTATAATAGGAGAAAGCTCCCATCTGAGAATGGGAATGATCCCATCTGGAATGGTGTAAGAAAACCTCAAACAGTTCCAAAAGATTGGTGGGTGGAAGATCTCTGCGAGCTTCACATTGATTTGTATAGAAGGGTAATTACAACAATCAAAACGAAAGGAAGAGTCTCTGGTGATGTAATTGGCGAATCCTTGAATGCATATGCCTTGAGAAGATTGCCAGGTTTTAGCAAGGGAATAATACAGAGTGGTGACATCATAAGATATAGATCATTAGCAGAAGCCATTGTGTGGCTACTGCCCTCAGAGAAAGGCAGCGTTCCCTGTACTTTTATGCTCAGGTTGTTAAGAGCAGTGATTCTGTTAGAATGTGGAGAGATGGAAAGGAATGAACTGATGAAAAGGATTGGCCTGCAGCTAGAGGATGCTACAGCGGCTGATCTTTTGATTCGTGCCCCAGCTGAGGAAACAGAAATGTATAATGTTGATATCGTGCAAAGCTTAGTAGAGGAGTTTGTGATGAATAAACAGAATGCTCAGAGTGATTTTCCCATGGAAAATGAGTACCAGGAGAGTAGAAGCCCAAAGTTAGGATCAGATGGTTCCAAGATGAAGGTAGCAAAGTTGATTGAGAGCTACCTTGCTGAAATTGCACGAGATCCCAATCTCTCTCTTTCAAAGTTTGTTAAACTTGCAGAAATGGTGTCTAATTTCCCAAGACCATCCCATGATGGACTTTACCGTGCCATTGATATGTATCTTAAG GAACACCCTGGGATAAGTAAGAGTGAGAGAAAGAGAATATGCAGATTGATGGATTGCAGGAAGTTGTCAGTGGATGCCTGCATGCATGCTGTGCAAAATGAGCGGCTTCCCTTGAGGGTCGTTGTGCAGGTCCTCTTCTTTGAGCAGGTTAGGCAAGCAACATCATCTGCTGGCAACAGCACACCAGAACTACCAGGGTCCATTAGGGCATTACTTCCTGGTGGATCTCATGATGGGAGCTCAAGGTCGACTACAACCAACACAGAAGAGGACTGGGATGCTGTGCCAACAGCTGAAGATATAAAGGCTTTGAAAGGGGAACTTGCTACACTACGATTAGGTGGGAGCAATAGAAATCCGAATGATGGTGCTAAAAGTGATGCTGAAAAGCTTGCAGCCAATAAAATGAAAGGTTTAGTCATGTCAAAGATCTTCTCAAAGCTCTGGTCAAGCAAAGAACGAAATGGTGAGATTAGCAGCTCTGATACATCGGAGAGTCCTGGTTCAGCTGCTGAAGAAGCAAAATCCACCCCTTCCAGAAGCAGGAGGCATTCTGTATCTTAA